One window of the Desulfuromonas acetexigens genome contains the following:
- a CDS encoding SRPBCC family protein, producing the protein MEHATVHSLRTHQELPLPLDEVFAFFADAGNLERITPPELNFRILTPQPINVAEGTFIDYRLRLFGLPFSWKTEITKWEPPHQFVDEQRQGPYRQWIHRHRFSATSGGTLMEDEVLYQLPLAPLGNLALPLIRLQLGRIFNYRKEAIRCILGGS; encoded by the coding sequence ATGGAACACGCCACCGTACACAGCCTGCGCACCCACCAGGAACTTCCCCTGCCCCTCGACGAGGTCTTCGCCTTTTTCGCCGATGCCGGCAACCTGGAACGGATCACCCCGCCAGAACTGAACTTCCGCATTCTCACCCCGCAGCCCATCAACGTCGCCGAGGGCACCTTCATCGATTACCGCTTGCGCCTCTTTGGCCTCCCCTTTTCGTGGAAAACGGAAATCACCAAATGGGAGCCCCCGCACCAGTTCGTTGACGAACAGCGCCAGGGGCCGTACCGCCAGTGGATTCACCGCCACCGTTTCAGCGCCACCTCCGGGGGGACGCTCATGGAAGATGAGGTTCTCTACCAGCTCCCTCTGGCCCCTCTGGGAAATCTCGCCCTGCCCTTGATCCGGCTGCAGCTGGGGCGGATTTTCAACTACCGGAAAGAGGCCATTCGGTGTATTCTCGGCGGAAGTTGA